Proteins encoded together in one Camelus dromedarius isolate mCamDro1 chromosome 11, mCamDro1.pat, whole genome shotgun sequence window:
- the MGAT3 gene encoding beta-1,4-mannosyl-glycoprotein 4-beta-N-acetylglucosaminyltransferase gives MKMRRYKLFLMFCMAGLCLISFLHFFKTLSYVTFPRELASLSPNLVSSFFWNNAPVTPQSSPEPGSPDLLRTPLYSHSPLLQPLSPSKAAEELHRMNFVLPEDTTEYFVRTKAGGVCFKPGTKMLEKPPSGRPEEKAEAGEGSSARGPARHLLSTRERSGGRGGRRKWVECVCLPGWHGPSCGVPTVVQYSNLPTKERLVPREVPRRVINAINVNHEFDLLDVRFHELGDVVDAFVVCESNFTAYGEPRPLKFREMLTNGTFEYIRHKVLYVFLDHFPLGGRQDGWIADDYLRTFLTQDGVSRLRNLRPDDVFIIDDADEIPARDGVLFLKLYDGWTEPFAFHMRKSLYGFFWKQPGTLEVVSGCTVDMLQTVYGLDGIRLRRRQYYTMPNFRQYENRTGHILVQWSLGSPLHFAGWHCSWCFTPEGIYFKLVSAQNGDFPRWGDYEDKRDLNYIRSLIRTGGWFDGTQQEYPPANPSEHMYAPKYLLKNYDQFRYLLDNPYQEPKSTAAGGRRNKGPEGRPLARGKLDVVEG, from the coding sequence ATGAAGATGAGACGCTACAAGCTCTTTCTCATGTTCTGTATGGCCGGCCTGTGCCTCATCTCCTTTCTGCACTTCTTTAAGACCCTGTCCTATGTCACCTTTCCCCGAGAACTGGCCTCACTCAGCCCTAATCTGGTTTCCAGTTTCTTCTGGAACAATGCCCCGGTCACACCGCAGTCCAGCCCGGAGCCAGGTAGCCCCGACCTGCTGCGAACCCCACTCTATTCCCACTCGCCCCTGCTCCAGCCATTGTCACCAAGCAAGGCCGCCGAGGAACTCCACCGGATGAACTTTGTGCTACCCGAGGACACCACCGAGTATTTCGTCCGCACCAAAGCGGGAGGCGTCTGCTTCAAGCCAGGTACTAAGATGCTGGAGAAGCCCCCATCGGGGCGGCCAGAGGAGAAGGCAGAAGCGGGCGAAGGCTCGTCGGCGCGGGGCCCGGCCCGGCACCTGCTGAGCACCCGGGAGCGGTCGGGAGGCCGCGGTGGGCGGCGCAAGTGGGTGGAGTGCGTGTGCCTGCCGGGCTGGCACGGGCCGAGCTGCGGTGTGCCCACCGTGGTGCAGTACTCCAACCTGCCCACCAAGGAGCGCCTGGTGCCCAGGGAGGTGCCGCGGCGGGTCATCAACGCCATCAACGTCAACCACGAGTTCGACCTGCTGGACGTGCGCTTCCACGAGCTGGGCGACGTGGTGGACGCCTTCGTGGTGTGCGAGTCCAACTTCACCGCCTACGGGGAGCCGCGGCCGCTCAAGTTCCGCGAGATGCTGACCAACGGCACCTTCGAGTACATCCGGCACAAGGTGCTCTACGTCTTCCTGGACCACTTCCCGCTGGGCGGGCGGCAGGACGGCTGGATCGCTGATGACTACCTGCGTACCTTCCTGACGCAGGACGGCGTGTCGCGGCTGCGCAACCTGCGGCCCGACGACGTCTTCATCATCGACGACGCCGACGAGATCCCCGCGCGCGACGGCGTGCTCTTCCTCAAGCTCTACGACGGCTGGACGGAGCCCTTCGCCTTCCACATGCGCAAGTCGCTATACGGCTTCTTCTGGAAGCAGCCGGGCACCCTGGAGGTGGTGTCGGGCTGCACGGTGGACATGCTGCAGACGGTGTACGGGCTGGACGGCATCCGCCTGCGCCGCCGTCAGTATTACACGATGCCCAACTTCCGCCAGTACGAGAACCGCACGGGCCACATCCTGGTGCAGTGGTCTCTGGGCAGCCCCCTGCACTTCGCCGGCTGGCACTGCTCCTGGTGCTTCACGCCCGAGGGCATCTACTTCAAGCTCGTGTCCGCCCAGAACGGCGACTTCCCCCGTTGGGGTGACTACGAGGACAAGCGGGACCTCAATTACATCCGGAGCTTGATCCGCACGGGGGGCTGGTTCGACGGCACACAGCAGGAGTACCCGCCGGCCAACCCCAGCGAACACATGTACGCCCCTAAGTACCTGCTCAAGAACTATGACCAGTTCCGCTACCTGCTGGACAACCCCTACCAGGAACCCAAGAGCACAGCGGCAGGTGGGCGGAGGAACAAGGGTCCTGAGGGAAGGCCACTGGCCAGGGGCAAATTGGACGTGGTTGAAGGCTAA